A genomic stretch from Solanum stenotomum isolate F172 chromosome 8, ASM1918654v1, whole genome shotgun sequence includes:
- the LOC125872260 gene encoding uncharacterized protein LOC125872260, with protein sequence MLAKRPDGIPDNQFRQLIEYWKHPTVQAICEMNSQNRKKQKWRHRMGPINFARVRVALRAAKDNNEEPSKPEMFITTRAKTGKEIQADTQVAITELQNRQNSGETADDAFREVFGKEQPGRLRCYGRSVTTTSLKKDEEINNLKQKHANEITSLKEEMREEMRHLFTQLLQNNPGLNFQDIPGCVGSNVASPVDASSAQAVRGTNLPHSSGSAHDSVFQKLYERCIVLKEDSSDFGL encoded by the exons ATGCTAGCAAAACGTCCTGATGGCATTCCAGATAATCAATTCCGCCAACTGATCGAGTATTGGAAACACCCAACTGTTCAA gCCATATGCgagatgaattctcaaaacaggAAAAAACAAAAGTGGAGGCATCGAATGGGACCTATTAATTTTGCAAGAGTACGCGTGGCATTG CGTGCAGCCAAAGACAATAACGAAGAACCATCAAAGCCTGAAATGTTTATTACAACTCGTGCCAAGACGGGAAAGGAAATCCAGGCTGATACCCAAGTTGCAATA ACTGAACTTCAGAATCGCCAAAATTCTGGGGAAACAGCTGATGATGCATTTAGGGAAGTGTTTGGAAAGGAGCAGCCTGGTCGACTTAGGTGCTATGGTAGATCAGTGACAACAacttctttgaagaaagatGAGGAAATTAACAATCTAAAACAAAAGCATGCCAATGAAATCACTTCTCTAAAGGAAGAAATGAGAGAAGAAATGCGACATTTATTCACTCAATTGCTGCAAAACAACCCTGGATTGAATTTTCAAGATATACCAGGGTGTGTTGGATCTAACGTTGCTTCACCTGTTGATGCAAGTAGCGCACAAGCTGTAAGAGGCACAAATCTTCCACATTCTTCAGGGTCAGCTCATGATTCGGTTTTTCAAAAG ttgtatGAGCGTTGTATTGTGTTGAAGGAGGACTCTAGTGATTTTGGGTTGTAG